A genomic stretch from Styela clava chromosome 5, kaStyClav1.hap1.2, whole genome shotgun sequence includes:
- the LOC120344919 gene encoding protein S100-A7-like, translating to MSSTEKRTEFEEGFDKIFQTFKKYARGGVEGGSDDKLEKDEMRRLVKEEFKGYLGICDDLSVDKIFEEFDEDKSDSVDFVEFLKIVAKLAQNAKIVDRLAEDNRKK from the exons atgtcgtCAACAGAGAAACGAACTGAATTTGAGGAAggatttgacaaaatttttcagACGTTCAAAAA ATATGCAAGGGGCGGGGTTGAAGGTGGAAGTGATGACAAACTCGAGAAAGACGAAATGAGGAGATTGGTTAAGGAAGAGTTCAAAGGATATTTGGGG ATTTGTGACGACTTATCAGTTGATAAAATCTTCGAGGAGTTCGATGAAGATAAATCAGATTCTGTCGATTTCGTTGAGTTTTTGAAAATTGTGGCTAAACTTGCTCAAAATGCTAAAATTGTAGATCGTCTCGCCGAAGACAACAGGAAAAAATGA